A genomic window from Pseudonocardia broussonetiae includes:
- a CDS encoding xanthine dehydrogenase family protein molybdopterin-binding subunit, translating into MSSSVMGGFVGARVKRREDVRILTGTGRYIDDVQERGTLTCHFVRSTVAHARLVGMDVAAAREVEGVVAVITGEEMAALTNPLNLGAPIPNLLSPTYTALATGKVRYVGEPVALVVASDRYVAEDAAGLIEVEYETLPPVVTSEQALAEGAPLLFDDVPGNVIHTGEIEHGDIDAAFAEADHVLTDRIDQHRWGCAPMEGRGGVATFDRSTGMLTYEASTQTTHLLRLLLSGFINQPINLMRVVTSDIGGSFGLKFSIYREDVALCAAAKHLGASLKWVEDRNENLTAAGAARDESVTIEAAVKADGTLLGFRVGMVMNNGAYPIMPPAPVVTNIAGYMLPGPYRLPAYRFSSTVACTNKASYISLRGPWAVETLIRERMMDMIAREVGISPVEVRKRNLVPVTEQPVTSGAGFVMEGVTASETFDRLVEMIDLDEIRAEQERARAEGRLLGFGMGTFYEPAPGTPEFWGLIGFPFSHEPVRLRIEPDGKVTAFTTQVPHGQGHETTLAQVIADEMGVAYDDVRIVFGDTDATVFTMIGTGGSKAGMMATGGAMVAAREVRRRVLDIAAHMLEANPDDLQIQDSVISVKGAPASKVALAELAMGCYMAPGMMPQGVDLDLEATVKYDGENGGWGQGSHACWIEVDQETGRIGVTRYLVVEDCGRIINPSVVDGQVIGGVAMGLGGMLLEHSAYGDDGQYLAGTFMDYLMPSAPEVPEIEIVHLEYETTTMVGSRGVGEGGTVLAPAALLNALDDAFAQVGGKRITATPLTPTKVLGALGVIDG; encoded by the coding sequence ATGAGCTCGAGCGTCATGGGCGGGTTCGTCGGGGCCCGGGTCAAGCGCCGCGAGGACGTCCGCATCCTGACCGGCACCGGGCGCTACATCGACGACGTGCAGGAGCGCGGCACGCTCACCTGCCACTTCGTCCGCAGCACCGTCGCGCACGCGCGCCTCGTCGGGATGGACGTGGCCGCGGCCCGCGAGGTGGAGGGCGTCGTCGCCGTCATCACCGGCGAGGAGATGGCGGCCCTGACCAACCCCCTCAACCTCGGCGCGCCGATCCCGAACCTGCTGAGCCCCACCTACACCGCGCTGGCCACCGGCAAGGTCCGCTACGTCGGGGAGCCGGTGGCGCTCGTCGTCGCGAGCGACCGGTACGTCGCCGAGGACGCCGCCGGCCTCATCGAGGTCGAGTACGAGACGCTCCCGCCGGTCGTGACGTCCGAGCAGGCGCTGGCCGAGGGCGCGCCGCTGCTGTTCGACGACGTGCCGGGCAACGTCATCCACACCGGCGAGATCGAGCACGGCGACATCGACGCGGCGTTCGCCGAGGCCGACCACGTGCTGACCGACCGGATCGACCAGCACCGGTGGGGCTGCGCCCCGATGGAGGGCCGCGGCGGGGTGGCGACCTTCGACCGCTCCACCGGGATGCTGACCTACGAGGCCTCCACGCAGACCACGCACCTGCTGCGGCTGCTGCTCTCGGGCTTCATCAACCAGCCGATCAACCTCATGCGGGTCGTCACCAGCGACATCGGCGGCAGCTTCGGCCTGAAGTTCTCGATCTACCGCGAGGACGTCGCCCTGTGCGCGGCGGCCAAGCACCTCGGCGCCTCGCTCAAGTGGGTCGAGGACCGCAACGAGAACCTCACCGCGGCGGGCGCCGCGCGCGACGAGTCGGTCACCATCGAGGCCGCCGTCAAGGCCGACGGGACCCTGCTCGGCTTCCGCGTGGGCATGGTGATGAACAACGGGGCCTACCCGATCATGCCGCCGGCCCCGGTCGTCACCAACATCGCCGGCTACATGCTCCCCGGTCCCTACCGGCTGCCGGCCTACCGCTTCTCCTCGACGGTGGCGTGCACCAACAAGGCCTCCTACATCTCGCTGCGCGGGCCGTGGGCGGTGGAGACGCTGATCCGCGAGCGGATGATGGACATGATCGCCCGGGAGGTCGGGATCTCGCCGGTCGAGGTCCGCAAGCGCAACCTCGTCCCGGTCACCGAGCAGCCCGTCACCAGCGGCGCCGGCTTCGTCATGGAGGGCGTCACCGCCTCCGAGACGTTCGACCGGCTCGTCGAGATGATCGACCTCGACGAGATCCGGGCCGAGCAGGAGCGGGCGCGCGCCGAGGGCCGGCTGCTCGGCTTCGGCATGGGCACCTTCTACGAGCCCGCTCCCGGCACCCCGGAGTTCTGGGGCTTGATCGGCTTCCCGTTCAGCCACGAGCCGGTGCGGCTGCGGATCGAGCCGGACGGCAAGGTCACGGCCTTCACCACCCAGGTGCCGCACGGCCAGGGCCACGAGACCACGCTGGCCCAGGTCATCGCCGACGAGATGGGCGTCGCCTACGACGACGTCCGGATCGTCTTCGGCGACACCGACGCCACGGTGTTCACCATGATCGGCACCGGCGGCAGCAAGGCCGGGATGATGGCCACCGGCGGCGCGATGGTCGCGGCGCGCGAGGTGCGGCGCCGGGTACTCGACATCGCCGCGCACATGCTCGAGGCCAACCCGGACGACCTGCAGATCCAGGACTCCGTGATCTCGGTCAAGGGCGCGCCCGCGTCGAAGGTGGCGCTCGCTGAGCTGGCCATGGGCTGCTACATGGCCCCCGGGATGATGCCGCAGGGCGTCGATCTCGACCTCGAGGCGACCGTGAAGTACGACGGGGAGAACGGCGGCTGGGGGCAGGGCAGCCACGCCTGCTGGATCGAGGTCGACCAGGAGACCGGCCGGATCGGGGTCACCCGCTACCTCGTCGTCGAGGACTGCGGGCGGATCATCAACCCGTCGGTCGTCGACGGCCAGGTGATCGGCGGCGTCGCGATGGGCCTGGGCGGGATGCTGCTGGAGCACTCCGCCTACGGCGACGACGGGCAGTACCTCGCCGGGACGTTCATGGACTACCTCATGCCGTCGGCGCCGGAGGTGCCCGAGATCGAGATCGTGCACCTCGAGTACGAGACCACGACGATGGTCGGGTCCCGGGGCGTCGGCGAGGGCGGCACCGTGCTCGCCCCGGCCGCGCTGCTCAACGCGCTCGACGACGCCTTCGCCCAGGTCGGCGGGAAGCGGATCACCGCGACCCCGCTGACCCCGACGAAGGTCCTCGGCGCGCTCGGGGTCATCGACGGCTGA
- a CDS encoding (2Fe-2S)-binding protein codes for MSHREITVTVNGAVRTATVEPRRTLADFLRQDLGLTATHLGCEHGVCGACTVLLDGDTVRSCLALAVHADGHEVTTVEGIAEPGEMHPVQSALWESGAFQCGFCTPGFVMTIYGLEQDARAGRPCPRSRTEIREELSGNICRCSGYQAIVDGAEAALTAATATATTTTEGAR; via the coding sequence GTGAGCCACCGGGAGATCACGGTGACCGTCAACGGGGCGGTCCGCACGGCCACGGTCGAGCCGCGGCGCACGCTGGCCGACTTCCTGCGCCAGGACCTGGGCCTGACGGCCACGCACCTCGGGTGCGAGCACGGCGTCTGCGGGGCGTGCACCGTCCTGCTCGACGGCGACACCGTCCGCTCGTGCCTGGCGCTGGCCGTGCACGCCGACGGCCACGAGGTCACCACGGTGGAGGGCATCGCCGAGCCGGGGGAGATGCACCCGGTCCAGTCGGCGCTGTGGGAGAGCGGCGCCTTCCAGTGCGGCTTCTGCACCCCCGGGTTCGTGATGACGATCTACGGCCTGGAGCAGGACGCGCGGGCCGGGCGGCCCTGCCCCCGCTCGCGGACCGAGATCCGCGAGGAGCTCTCGGGCAACATCTGCCGCTGCTCGGGCTACCAGGCGATCGTCGACGGGGCCGAGGCCGCGCTGACCGCCGCCACCGCGACCGCCACCACCACGACGGAGGGGGCACGATGA
- a CDS encoding FAD binding domain-containing protein, which yields MKPAPFEYWAPTSVDEAVKILSGLDDPGDAKVMAGGQSLMPLLNLRLSQPLHVVDLNAVGGMSDISRDGSTLTIGALCRQRTAERSADVAAAVPLVVEALGLVGHPAIRNRGTIGGSIAHADPAAEMPAVALCLDARMVAQGPGGERTVAASDFFDGFLSTALSEDEVLTAVRFPVDGPGCGAAFVEVARRHGDFAMAGVAAHVRLEGDVIAEARIAVSGVGLTPVRATGAEAGLRGAAPGDDAFAAAAAATSAALHPATDVHASGAYRKHVAGVLVRRALGTATDRARGNR from the coding sequence ATGAAGCCGGCACCTTTCGAGTACTGGGCCCCGACCTCGGTCGACGAAGCCGTGAAGATCCTCTCTGGGCTCGACGACCCCGGTGACGCCAAGGTCATGGCGGGTGGTCAGAGCCTGATGCCCCTGCTCAACCTGAGGCTGAGCCAGCCGTTGCACGTGGTGGACCTCAACGCGGTCGGCGGGATGTCCGACATCTCCCGCGACGGCAGCACGCTCACCATCGGCGCACTGTGCCGCCAGCGGACGGCCGAGCGGTCCGCCGACGTGGCCGCCGCGGTCCCGCTCGTCGTCGAGGCGCTGGGCCTCGTCGGGCACCCGGCCATCCGCAACCGCGGGACGATCGGCGGGAGCATCGCGCACGCCGACCCGGCGGCCGAGATGCCCGCCGTGGCGCTCTGCCTCGACGCCCGGATGGTGGCCCAGGGCCCGGGGGGCGAGCGGACCGTCGCCGCCTCGGACTTCTTCGACGGGTTCCTGTCCACCGCGCTGTCGGAGGACGAGGTGCTCACCGCGGTCCGGTTCCCGGTCGACGGGCCCGGGTGCGGAGCGGCGTTCGTCGAGGTCGCGCGGCGGCACGGCGACTTCGCGATGGCCGGTGTCGCCGCCCACGTGCGCCTCGAGGGCGACGTGATCGCCGAGGCGCGGATCGCGGTCTCCGGTGTCGGGCTCACGCCCGTGCGGGCGACCGGGGCCGAGGCCGGGCTGCGCGGGGCGGCGCCGGGCGACGACGCCTTCGCCGCGGCCGCCGCGGCCACGTCCGCAGCGCTCCACCCGGCGACGGACGTCCACGCGTCCGGCGCCTACCGCAAGCACGTCGCAGGCGTGCTCGTCCGGCGGGCCCTCGGGACCGCCACCGACCGAGCGAGGGGGAACCGGTGA
- a CDS encoding SDR family NAD(P)-dependent oxidoreductase, with the protein MAQQDASGTPLVTLEGRVVVVTGAGQGLGESTAHVLSGLGASVVVLDVDAGAAKRVATEVADAGGRALAVEADVAEEGSVAAAAAQTVEHFGTVDGLVNNAGVISWARLEDLDVAEWDRVMAVNARGLFLCTKHFGAPMLAQRSGSIVTISSVAGTVPEARAGSYSPSKAAAIMFARQMAVEWGPRGIRSNAVSPGIMRTPMAERFNSDPDALRRRLEMVASRRIGDPAEVAGVIAFLLSDAAGFVNGQNLEADGGMMQMMIDILPRPGVPRVAE; encoded by the coding sequence ATGGCGCAGCAGGACGCGAGCGGCACCCCCCTGGTCACGCTCGAGGGCCGGGTCGTCGTCGTCACCGGGGCGGGGCAGGGCCTCGGGGAGAGCACGGCGCACGTCCTCTCCGGGCTCGGCGCATCGGTCGTGGTGCTCGACGTCGACGCCGGGGCGGCGAAGCGCGTCGCGACGGAGGTCGCCGACGCGGGCGGGCGCGCACTGGCCGTCGAGGCCGACGTCGCCGAGGAGGGGTCGGTCGCGGCGGCGGCCGCGCAGACCGTGGAGCACTTCGGCACGGTCGACGGCCTGGTCAACAACGCCGGCGTGATCAGCTGGGCCCGCCTGGAGGACCTCGACGTCGCCGAGTGGGACCGGGTCATGGCGGTCAACGCCCGCGGGCTGTTCCTGTGCACCAAGCACTTCGGGGCGCCGATGCTCGCGCAGCGCAGCGGGAGCATCGTCACGATCTCCTCGGTGGCCGGGACGGTGCCCGAGGCGCGCGCCGGCTCCTACTCGCCGAGCAAGGCCGCGGCGATCATGTTCGCCCGGCAGATGGCGGTCGAGTGGGGTCCGCGGGGCATCCGCAGCAACGCGGTGAGTCCGGGCATCATGCGCACCCCGATGGCGGAGCGGTTCAACTCCGACCCCGACGCACTGCGGCGCAGGCTCGAGATGGTCGCCAGCAGGCGCATCGGGGACCCCGCCGAGGTGGCTGGCGTGATCGCCTTCCTGCTCAGCGACGCCGCGGGCTTCGTCAACGGCCAGAACCTCGAGGCGGACGGCGGCATGATGCAGATGATGATCGACATCCTGCCCCGGCCGGGCGTGCCGCGCGTCGCGGAGTGA
- a CDS encoding carboxymuconolactone decarboxylase family protein, whose translation MDRIALPAGDGRAPLWELVPELGPATDGFSRAVQECAVLPVRVAEAARMRIAELNGCVVCRETRVDDMAAHGMDEDFYAGVGDPAQRHRYSAPEVLAIEFAERFVAGADAFDDAFWARVRAGLSPQEVVVLTVSAAKWLALGRVNAVLDLSTSCPVRLAPPTPVAP comes from the coding sequence GTGGACCGCATCGCACTGCCGGCCGGGGACGGTCGCGCCCCGCTGTGGGAGCTCGTCCCGGAGCTGGGCCCGGCGACCGACGGGTTCAGCCGGGCGGTGCAGGAGTGCGCCGTGCTCCCGGTCCGCGTGGCCGAGGCCGCTCGGATGCGCATCGCCGAGCTCAACGGCTGCGTCGTCTGCCGGGAGACCCGCGTGGACGACATGGCCGCGCACGGGATGGACGAGGACTTCTACGCCGGCGTCGGGGACCCCGCGCAGCGCCACCGCTACTCCGCCCCGGAGGTGCTCGCGATCGAGTTCGCCGAGCGGTTCGTCGCGGGTGCCGACGCCTTCGACGACGCCTTCTGGGCGCGGGTGCGGGCCGGGCTCAGCCCGCAGGAGGTCGTCGTGCTGACGGTGTCGGCGGCCAAGTGGCTCGCGCTGGGCCGGGTCAACGCGGTGCTCGACCTCTCGACGTCCTGCCCGGTGCGCCTCGCGCCGCCCACACCTGTCGCACCCTGA